The Sphingobacterium bambusae genome includes a window with the following:
- a CDS encoding MBL fold metallo-hydrolase: MFFQQIYDKSLSQASYFIGCQATKEAIVIDAKRDVDTYIAIAKQQQMRITHVTETHIHADFLSGTRELAALTGAAIYLSDEGGMDWQYNFPHTGLLEGDFIKVGNLSLEVMATPGHTPESISLLLRDHPATDEPVMIFTGDFVFVGDIGRPDLLEEAVGLLGAKEAGAAQMFSSLKKFTALPDFVQVWPGHGAGSACGKALGAVPSTTVGYERIRNWAFQFGDDFDAFQRELLSNQPEAPYYFAKMKQLNRNERPLLTTIPTHPIVEISSINLEDEGMALIDARPRAAFVAGHLKGALHMQHNNAMATWAGWFLSYSDKLFIIAEESEQEEITRKLMRIGLDNIAGFITDLPSSDLLPTALIDFKEVASSKDQNDVILIDVRSKSEFNLSHIPGAKHLFVGQLPKIDLSLLGNKKLIIQCQSGDRASLAYSFLEKEGFTNLSLYQGSFNQWLANGGNSISGNEATV; encoded by the coding sequence ATGTTTTTCCAACAAATCTATGATAAGAGTTTGTCTCAGGCCAGTTATTTTATTGGCTGTCAGGCAACGAAAGAAGCGATTGTTATTGATGCAAAGCGTGACGTAGATACTTATATAGCAATTGCTAAGCAGCAACAGATGCGTATAACGCACGTTACGGAGACGCATATTCATGCGGATTTCTTATCCGGTACACGAGAGTTGGCTGCTTTAACAGGAGCAGCAATTTATCTATCCGACGAAGGAGGAATGGACTGGCAATATAACTTCCCACATACTGGTCTTCTGGAAGGGGATTTTATCAAAGTAGGTAATCTTTCTCTGGAAGTTATGGCTACGCCAGGACACACACCGGAAAGCATCAGTTTGCTCTTACGTGATCATCCTGCTACAGATGAGCCGGTCATGATTTTTACGGGCGATTTTGTGTTTGTTGGGGATATTGGGCGCCCTGATCTGTTGGAAGAGGCCGTAGGGTTGCTGGGGGCAAAGGAAGCAGGAGCGGCGCAAATGTTTTCATCCCTCAAAAAATTCACAGCATTGCCCGATTTTGTGCAGGTATGGCCGGGGCATGGTGCAGGTTCTGCATGTGGAAAGGCATTGGGGGCGGTACCTAGCACTACGGTGGGCTATGAGCGTATTCGAAATTGGGCCTTTCAGTTTGGCGACGATTTCGATGCATTTCAACGAGAGTTGCTCAGCAACCAACCGGAAGCACCTTATTACTTTGCCAAGATGAAACAGCTTAACCGTAATGAACGTCCGCTGTTGACGACTATACCGACACATCCTATCGTCGAGATAAGTTCCATCAACTTGGAAGATGAGGGTATGGCATTAATCGACGCACGCCCTCGGGCGGCCTTTGTTGCAGGCCACCTGAAAGGAGCACTGCATATGCAACACAATAATGCTATGGCGACATGGGCAGGATGGTTTTTGTCTTATTCAGATAAGCTATTTATTATAGCGGAAGAATCCGAGCAAGAAGAAATTACAAGAAAACTTATGCGTATCGGTCTAGATAACATTGCTGGATTTATCACAGACTTGCCCTCGTCGGATCTGCTGCCGACTGCTTTAATCGATTTTAAAGAGGTAGCCTCGTCCAAAGATCAAAACGATGTGATACTGATCGACGTGCGCAGTAAAAGTGAGTTTAATCTGTCACATATTCCTGGCGCCAAACATCTGTTTGTCGGTCAATTGCCCAAAATTGATTTGTCACTTTTGGGCAACAAGAAGCTGATCATACAATGTCAATCCGGCGACCGCGCCAGCCTTGCTTATTCCTTTTTAGAAAAGGAAGGTTTCACAAATCTATCGCTATACCAAGGCAGCTTCAATCAGTGGTTGGCAAACGGTGGAAACAGTATTTCCGGGAACGAGGCGACGGTGTGA
- a CDS encoding ABC transporter transmembrane domain-containing protein, with the protein MTHKQGSLTPLQRLLRLLHPERRTINYIFLYAIVIGAFSLTIPVGITAIFNLLNNGAMYSSTYILIAFVIVGVVIAGLLLIGQMSLVEYLEQKIFLKSAVEFAYRLPRIKRSELEGENLVELVNRFFDVMIIQKGIIKLLIDIVAAIVTIFFSVVLLSFYHPVFLTFGLVVIIAIALILVIYYKRGLNTSIQESEHKYETVAYLESVASEIDNYRGNPAKMQEVISNTDYISSKYLSSRNEHFRVLKRFFASSVIIRTLLFGAMLLLGSYFVVERQMTFGQFVAAEVVIVQIGYAIEKLFTNLNTIFDMLTGSVKLGAVTDLALEEGATPYGE; encoded by the coding sequence ATGACGCATAAACAAGGTAGTCTTACACCTTTGCAACGCCTACTTAGATTACTGCATCCTGAGCGAAGAACGATAAACTACATCTTCCTCTATGCTATAGTTATTGGAGCTTTCAGTTTAACAATCCCTGTAGGGATAACGGCAATTTTCAACTTATTGAACAATGGCGCTATGTACAGCTCGACTTACATCCTCATCGCCTTTGTTATCGTCGGGGTGGTTATTGCAGGTCTGCTGTTAATCGGACAGATGAGTTTGGTCGAATATTTAGAACAAAAGATTTTTTTGAAATCTGCCGTCGAATTTGCCTACCGGCTGCCACGCATTAAACGTTCAGAGTTGGAAGGAGAAAATTTGGTGGAACTCGTCAATCGTTTTTTTGATGTCATGATCATCCAAAAGGGAATTATTAAGCTTTTAATAGACATTGTTGCGGCTATCGTGACCATCTTCTTCAGTGTCGTTCTGCTGTCCTTCTATCATCCCGTCTTCTTAACTTTTGGACTCGTCGTTATCATCGCCATCGCATTGATTCTTGTAATATACTACAAGCGAGGGTTAAATACGAGTATCCAAGAATCTGAACATAAGTATGAGACTGTAGCTTATTTGGAGAGTGTCGCATCCGAAATCGACAATTATCGTGGCAATCCTGCGAAAATGCAAGAGGTGATTTCTAATACGGATTATATCAGTAGCAAATACTTGAGTTCAAGAAATGAACATTTCAGGGTATTGAAACGTTTCTTCGCGAGTTCCGTAATTATACGTACGCTGCTATTTGGTGCTATGCTATTGCTGGGTTCTTATTTTGTTGTGGAACGGCAGATGACCTTCGGTCAATTTGTTGCGGCGGAAGTTGTTATCGTTCAAATAGGATATGCTATTGAAAAACTATTTACCAATTTAAACACCATTTTTGACATGTTGACTGGAAGTGTGAAGCTTGGTGCTGTCACAGATTTAGCGTTGGAGGAGGGCGCAACACCCTATGGCGAGTAA
- a CDS encoding HlyD family secretion protein, producing the protein MASKKFGIDEIIRWEELSQYGRENLLKEKGSIYLGRLLLVAAIIFVFVLFLPWRQTIPGRGTVTALRPQDRPQTIQNQIGGRIERWAVKEGQEVRKGDTILVISETSQSYFDPELPLRLEEQLTAKRSSEDAAIQKMRATEAQIDALGAGLRYQLEAAQNKVSQAENLVKIDSADLIATETMYSTSVSRLERYEQGYKDGLFSLTDIETRRLNLQNDRAKVVSAENKLTNSRQSLTNAVIELDNIRAKYNESLAKAQSDFGSALSTKATAQGDIAKLRNEITNIDIRRGLYVLRAPQDGFIVKTFKAGIGENIKEGESVATLQPKTPLLAAEIYVHAMDVPLILKESDTRLQFEGWPSVQFSGWPSVAVGTFAGTVTVIDKVSSTNGQYRLLIRPADPLPQGDEPWPEQLRLGSGVYGRVILNAVPLWYEIWRQLNGFPPSLEREPKDETAK; encoded by the coding sequence ATGGCGAGTAAAAAATTTGGTATCGATGAAATCATCCGTTGGGAAGAACTTTCTCAATATGGCCGCGAAAATCTTTTGAAAGAAAAAGGCTCTATCTACCTCGGACGTTTGCTGCTGGTCGCAGCGATTATCTTTGTCTTCGTTCTATTTTTACCCTGGCGACAAACCATTCCGGGCAGAGGGACGGTTACAGCGCTAAGACCGCAAGATAGACCGCAGACTATCCAAAACCAAATTGGTGGACGTATTGAACGCTGGGCAGTGAAAGAGGGACAGGAAGTACGTAAAGGCGATACGATCCTTGTTATCTCGGAGACCTCACAGTCGTACTTTGATCCCGAGTTACCACTACGCTTGGAAGAGCAGCTCACTGCAAAACGCAGTAGCGAGGACGCTGCCATACAGAAAATGCGTGCCACAGAAGCCCAAATTGACGCTCTGGGGGCCGGTTTACGTTACCAACTAGAAGCTGCACAGAATAAAGTTTCGCAGGCAGAGAACTTAGTCAAGATCGACAGCGCCGATTTAATAGCTACTGAAACGATGTACAGCACGAGTGTATCACGTTTGGAACGATACGAACAAGGTTATAAAGACGGACTTTTTTCTTTGACCGACATTGAAACCCGTCGGCTGAATCTACAAAATGACCGTGCCAAGGTGGTAAGTGCAGAGAATAAACTGACCAATTCGCGACAATCGTTAACCAACGCGGTTATTGAGCTCGACAACATTCGGGCGAAGTACAACGAGTCCTTAGCCAAAGCACAGTCTGATTTTGGTTCGGCACTATCTACAAAAGCTACCGCGCAGGGAGACATCGCTAAATTACGGAATGAGATTACCAATATCGATATACGTCGTGGTTTGTACGTTTTGCGAGCCCCGCAAGACGGCTTCATCGTAAAAACATTTAAGGCTGGTATTGGTGAAAATATTAAAGAAGGCGAATCCGTGGCAACGCTTCAACCCAAAACCCCTCTTTTAGCAGCAGAGATTTATGTACATGCGATGGATGTTCCGCTGATCTTGAAGGAAAGTGACACCCGCTTACAGTTCGAAGGCTGGCCTTCGGTACAGTTCTCGGGTTGGCCTTCGGTTGCGGTGGGTACGTTTGCAGGGACAGTTACGGTTATCGATAAGGTGAGCAGTACAAATGGGCAATACAGGTTGCTTATACGTCCGGCCGATCCCCTGCCGCAAGGCGATGAACCATGGCCTGAACAATTGCGCCTAGGATCCGGCGTATACGGTCGCGTCATCTTAAATGCGGTGCCACTATGGTATGAAATATGGCGGCAATTAAACGGATTTCCACCAAGCTTGGAAAGAGAGCCGAAGGACGAAACAGCAAAATAA
- a CDS encoding ABC-F family ATP-binding cassette domain-containing protein gives MINVNNISVSFGGTTLFSDVSFSINENDKIALMGKNGAGKSTLLKIIAGVGKPTSGSVSGPKEAVIAYLPQHLLTQDNVSVFEETSRAFEEVYKMRDELEALNEQLNVRTDYESDDYMKLIERVSELSEKFYSIEETNYDAEVEKVLKGLGFERSDFNRQTSEFSGGWRMRIELAKILLKKPDLILLDEPTNHMDIESIQWLEDFLLNSAKAVIVISHDRAFVDNITNRTIEVTMGRIYDYKATYSHYLELRKDRRQHQLKAYEEQQRFIADNQEFIDRFRGTYSKTLQVQSRVKMLEKLEIIEIDEVDTSALRLKFPPSPRSGQYPVIVEELTKVYGEHIVFAKASMVIERGEKVAFVGKNGEGKSTMIKAIMGEIDFEGSLKIGHNAKIGYFAQNQAALLDEELTVFETIDQIAIGDVRVKIKDLLGAFMFSGDDTTKKVKVLSGGEKTRLAMIKLLLEPVNVLILDEPTNHLDMKTKDIIKDALQDFDGTLILVSHDRDFLDGLAKKVFEFGNKRVREHFEDIKGFLEYKKMNSLKDIER, from the coding sequence GTGATTAATGTAAATAATATTTCCGTTTCCTTTGGTGGAACAACCTTATTCAGCGACGTATCATTCTCCATCAACGAGAACGATAAAATTGCGCTTATGGGGAAAAATGGCGCAGGTAAATCTACACTGCTGAAGATTATTGCGGGAGTTGGCAAGCCTACTTCCGGCAGCGTAAGTGGTCCCAAAGAAGCTGTTATCGCCTACCTGCCACAGCACCTATTAACCCAAGACAACGTTTCCGTGTTTGAAGAAACTTCTCGTGCTTTCGAAGAAGTGTATAAGATGCGCGACGAATTGGAAGCGCTCAATGAACAACTCAATGTGCGCACCGATTATGAGAGCGACGACTACATGAAGCTTATCGAACGTGTGTCAGAATTAAGCGAGAAATTCTATTCCATCGAGGAAACCAACTATGATGCGGAAGTTGAAAAAGTACTGAAAGGCCTAGGCTTTGAGCGATCGGACTTCAATCGTCAGACATCAGAGTTTTCCGGCGGCTGGCGTATGCGTATTGAACTGGCCAAGATTCTGTTAAAAAAACCTGATCTGATCTTGCTGGATGAGCCTACTAACCATATGGATATCGAAAGTATACAATGGTTAGAAGATTTTTTACTGAATTCTGCTAAAGCTGTTATCGTCATCTCTCATGACCGGGCATTTGTTGATAACATCACCAACCGAACAATCGAAGTAACGATGGGTCGAATTTACGACTACAAAGCGACATACAGTCACTATCTGGAACTCCGCAAAGATCGTCGCCAACATCAACTGAAGGCCTATGAAGAACAACAACGATTTATTGCTGACAACCAGGAATTTATCGATCGTTTTCGTGGTACTTACTCCAAGACTTTGCAAGTGCAGTCTCGGGTGAAGATGCTGGAGAAGCTGGAAATTATCGAAATCGATGAGGTAGATACTTCTGCCCTACGGCTAAAATTCCCGCCTTCACCGCGTTCCGGACAGTATCCGGTAATCGTTGAAGAGCTGACGAAGGTTTATGGCGAGCACATCGTATTTGCCAAGGCTTCCATGGTGATTGAGCGCGGCGAAAAGGTGGCCTTTGTTGGAAAAAATGGCGAGGGAAAATCGACCATGATCAAAGCGATCATGGGTGAAATTGATTTCGAAGGTTCTTTAAAAATCGGACACAATGCCAAGATTGGCTACTTTGCACAAAACCAAGCGGCTCTCCTTGATGAAGAGCTAACAGTATTTGAAACTATTGATCAAATTGCCATTGGTGATGTGCGCGTAAAAATTAAAGATCTCTTGGGCGCATTTATGTTCAGCGGTGATGATACCACGAAGAAGGTGAAGGTTCTTTCTGGAGGCGAGAAAACTAGACTTGCCATGATAAAGCTACTTTTGGAGCCCGTGAATGTTCTGATATTGGATGAGCCTACCAACCATCTGGATATGAAAACCAAAGATATTATTAAAGATGCACTCCAAGATTTTGATGGCACTTTAATCCTCGTTTCTCACGATAGGGATTTCTTGGATGGTTTAGCGAAGAAAGTATTCGAATTTGGCAATAAGCGGGTGCGCGAACACTTCGAAGATATTAAAGGGTTCTTGGAATACAAAAAGATGAATAGCTTAAAAGATATCGAGCGCTAG
- a CDS encoding TolC family protein, whose protein sequence is MIRFCIGFLLCLCFLAPQGHAQQIEDVSFHRTFTVSDLEDFLMTNHPVVKQTLLLSETAKAQVLQALGKFDPALYTSFNNKHFGNTAYYNQWSSELKVPLWLAGADLKVGYDRNVGAYTNPQSRTDRAGLSALGISVPLGQGLFIDGRRNTLWQAEAMLGYAEAQQVKEINGIWFQAVSDYWNWYYAYKQYILLVEGVKLAETRFRAISEQTLLGDKPTIDSVEAAITVQERKMELAKYDIELKNARLVLSNHLWNEQQQPLELPEDAVPDSIDRNALSPNGNLLAELLEQAETNHPEILQLGSKELQLSIEERYRRELLKPKLNLSGTLLSSRRNFNEQLPPDYDFNWGNYKLGVEFAFPLFLRNERGKLKEVRLKQQELIYDQTILGRNIRNDVTLKYNDLTAYSRQITLQIENIISQETLLRGELQKFDLGETTLFIINSRESKLIDMQIKREGLIVNYQKALAELYYKAGTRL, encoded by the coding sequence ATGATCAGATTTTGTATAGGATTTTTGCTGTGTTTGTGCTTTTTAGCTCCACAAGGCCACGCGCAACAAATAGAAGACGTAAGTTTCCATCGTACGTTCACGGTGTCTGATTTGGAAGATTTTCTTATGACCAATCATCCCGTCGTGAAACAAACACTTCTGCTTAGTGAAACTGCCAAAGCGCAAGTACTACAAGCTCTCGGAAAGTTCGATCCTGCGTTGTACACATCGTTCAACAACAAGCATTTCGGAAATACCGCATATTACAACCAATGGTCAAGCGAGCTAAAAGTTCCCCTGTGGTTGGCAGGTGCAGATTTAAAGGTCGGCTACGATCGTAACGTTGGTGCATATACTAATCCGCAGAGCCGCACCGACCGGGCAGGACTATCTGCATTGGGCATCAGTGTTCCGCTGGGGCAGGGTCTGTTTATCGATGGACGCCGCAATACCCTTTGGCAGGCAGAAGCCATGTTGGGCTATGCAGAAGCACAACAAGTTAAGGAGATAAACGGCATTTGGTTTCAGGCGGTATCGGACTACTGGAACTGGTACTATGCCTACAAGCAATATATATTGCTCGTGGAGGGTGTGAAGCTTGCAGAGACGCGCTTTCGCGCGATAAGTGAACAAACGCTTTTAGGCGATAAGCCCACAATCGACTCGGTTGAAGCCGCAATCACCGTGCAGGAGCGAAAAATGGAACTTGCTAAATATGATATCGAACTGAAAAATGCCAGGCTAGTCCTGTCAAACCATCTGTGGAACGAGCAGCAACAACCACTGGAATTGCCTGAAGATGCCGTGCCTGACAGTATTGATAGAAATGCGCTCTCTCCCAATGGAAACCTTTTGGCAGAGTTATTAGAACAAGCGGAAACCAATCACCCTGAAATTTTACAATTAGGAAGTAAAGAGCTACAACTATCGATCGAAGAACGCTACCGAAGAGAGCTCTTGAAGCCAAAGCTAAATCTTTCCGGAACGTTGCTGTCTAGTCGGCGTAACTTTAACGAGCAGCTTCCCCCCGATTACGATTTCAATTGGGGAAATTATAAACTAGGTGTGGAGTTTGCTTTTCCATTGTTTTTACGAAATGAACGGGGTAAATTAAAAGAAGTCCGTTTAAAGCAGCAAGAACTGATCTACGACCAAACTATCCTCGGGCGAAACATTCGAAACGATGTGACGTTAAAATACAATGACCTGACCGCTTACAGCAGGCAGATCACCTTGCAGATAGAAAACATTATTAGTCAGGAAACTTTACTACGTGGCGAGCTGCAAAAATTTGATCTCGGTGAGACTACCCTTTTTATCATTAATAGCCGAGAAAGCAAACTCATTGATATGCAGATCAAACGCGAAGGACTTATCGTGAACTACCAAAAAGCATTAGCCGAGCTGTATTACAAAGCAGGAACAAGGCTTTGA
- a CDS encoding serine hydrolase, with protein sequence MTKRLLIMILCCTTLFDLSAQKRDQKLENILKDAVKDFRGDIGIHVQHFKKNKTASIQADSIFPTASLVKLPLLVGVFQKIDQGQLMLKTNYVYRTERTYSGSGLMQFFKDSVDVDLSTMISLMLSYSDNVASIWCQELAGGGLAINPLMEKLGLMNTKVNSRTVGREAAWQQYGWGETTPRDMVNLISLIRQGKVFDERLSEKMYRYLKNQYYNGRSLAQFPADIATASKTGSIDKARGEVVFVHAPSGDFAFSVLTKNNEDTQWTSANEAEVLTRKIAALLWNYFEPKNQYEAFDPVE encoded by the coding sequence ATGACAAAACGTCTTTTGATAATGATACTATGTTGTACAACTTTGTTTGACCTAAGTGCACAAAAACGTGATCAGAAACTAGAAAATATACTTAAAGATGCCGTGAAAGACTTTCGAGGCGATATCGGGATACATGTACAGCATTTTAAGAAGAATAAAACAGCATCTATACAAGCAGACAGTATCTTTCCCACGGCTAGCCTCGTTAAGTTGCCCCTTTTGGTAGGTGTTTTTCAAAAGATCGACCAAGGCCAATTGATGTTGAAAACAAATTATGTTTATCGCACCGAGCGAACTTACAGTGGATCCGGGTTGATGCAATTTTTCAAAGATAGTGTTGATGTGGATCTATCAACCATGATTTCCCTCATGTTAAGCTACAGCGACAACGTGGCATCAATTTGGTGCCAAGAATTAGCCGGCGGCGGCCTAGCCATCAATCCCTTGATGGAAAAACTAGGTTTGATGAATACGAAGGTTAACTCTCGAACGGTTGGAAGGGAAGCCGCTTGGCAACAATACGGATGGGGCGAGACGACGCCACGCGATATGGTTAACTTGATCAGCCTTATACGACAGGGTAAGGTTTTCGATGAGCGTCTATCCGAAAAAATGTATAGATACCTCAAAAATCAATACTACAATGGACGCTCCTTAGCCCAGTTTCCAGCAGATATTGCTACAGCCTCGAAAACAGGATCCATCGACAAAGCCCGCGGCGAAGTTGTTTTCGTACATGCGCCATCTGGCGATTTTGCCTTTTCTGTTTTGACCAAAAACAATGAAGATACGCAGTGGACATCAGCCAATGAGGCAGAAGTACTCACACGGAAGATTGCAGCTTTACTTTGGAACTACTTTGAGCCCAAAAACCAGTATGAAGCTTTCGATCCGGTGGAATAA